In Sphingobacterium sp. lm-10, the DNA window TCTTTGTTCACCGATTTTATTTATCAAAACAAAAAAAGTAAGTGGAGATGGCAAAAACGAAAATATTGTTTGTAACCCATGAAATGTCGCCTTTCCTCGAAATAAGCAAAATTTCTGAAATCACACGTCAATTACCCCAAGCAATGCAAGAACGCGGGTTCGAAATCCGTATTCTGATGCCGCGTTTTGGAAGTATTAACGAGCGCAGAAATCGGCTTCACGAGGTTATTCGCCTATCAGGTATGAACATCGTAGTGGATGGGAATGATAATCCCTTGATTATTAAAGTGGCATCTTTGCCAGCTGCACGCATGCAGGTGTATTTTCTGGATAATGAAGATTACTTTCAGCGGAAGAAGATTTTCCGTGATGAGCATGGCAAATTTTTTGGAGATAATAACGAGCGCGCCCTGTTTTTTGGAAAAGGTGCGATTGAGACAGTTAAGAAATTAGGCTGGTCTCCAGATGTCATTCACTGTCATGGCTGGTTTTCTGCTATGATTCCTGCTTACATCAAGAATGTGTACAATCAGGATCCGGCATTCAAAGACACAAAAATTATCTACTCACTATATGAGGAAGATTTTACGGCTGGAGATACCTTGACTGCGAAGTTAGGAGAAATGGCTGGACAATCTGATCTATCTGCAGAAGATGCTGCTCGTTATGGTGATGGATCGCACAGCGATCTATACAAAGGAGCGCTTGCGTTTACAGATGTCGTGATCAATGCAGGTCTGCCTGCAGACCATGAAATACTTCAGCATGTGCAGGAGCAAGGTATTCGATTACATGCTACACAAGGAGATGAAGATTATGAAGCATTCGCGTCCCTCTACGATGAGTTTGTAGGGGAAGAAGTAATTGCTTAAATACTTTTTATTTAAAGGTATTCTTTACAAAACGTATATTATTATTTAGAGCAAAGGCCTAGCAGTCTTTGCTTTTTTTATGCAATAAGTTGTTCCTTGCGAACGGGAGGAATGAAGGGGCGGCAATCTGGCGTACGGTTTATGATCTTTTCATTAAGTTAATAATGAGTCGAAGCGCTATAAACTTCCTGAACGCGATCAACCTTCTAAACTTTATTAACCAAAATATAGATCGCCGCGTCGTGCCTCCTCGCCACGATGACGCAACCTCATTACACAAACAAGCTCAACACCATTTTGGTACTGAGCTCATTTATTTTGAAGATTAAGGTGTAAAACCTTATTTCTTTGAATCATTTTTAGCAGCAGTGATTTCGTTACGAATTTCCTGAGCCAAAGTTTTGATTTCTTGTAGTCCTTTACGTACACGTGTTCCAGCAGCAGCATTGCCATTGTTGAAGAACTTGTCAGCGTCACCTTCGATTGAAGTAAGAAGGTCTTTTAGTTGATTGAAATTTTTCATGTTTGAATACAATAATAAATAATTAATATAAAAGTCGTTTTTTACCTAGATGTAATCCTAAGATAGGATAAATATACAAAAGGTTCTATTAAAAAGTAATTTTTTAGTTTTTTATCTCAACATGCCTTTAGAGCATATTAATCTACGATTGTTAGTTCGTTTATAATGTTTTTCGCACCTGCAAACTTATCAATGATAAATAATACATAACGAATATCTACCGATATTGTACGTTGCAATTTTGGGTCAAAAATTACATCTCCAGCCATTGCTTCAATATTACCGTCAAATGCAATGCCAATTAATTCACCTCTTGCGTTTAAAACAGGTGATCCTGAGTTTCCACCCGTGATATCCTGGTCGCTTAGAAAGTTAACAGGCATGTATCCAGCTTGGTCAGCATACCGTCCGTAGTCTTTGTTTTTCTCCAACTCGATCAATTCTTTTGGAAGGTCAAACTCCTCATCACCAGGAACATACTTCGCTATTGTGCCTGTCAATGTGGTGTAGTTGTTTACTTTTGCATCATTGCGGCTATCTTTCGGGAGCGCTCTGATAGTACCATATGTTAAGCGTAAGGTAGAGTTTGCATCCGGATAATATTTTCCTTGAGGATCCATCTCCAATGTTCCTTTTACGTATAAGCGTTGAGCAGTTTGGAAAGCATCTTTCTTGGTTTCAAGCTCTGGTGATGTTTCCCGATATTGCTGCATCAGCGCGTTGGATAGTTTGAATAAAGGGTCATTTTCTACGGTAGTGGCATCTGGATTATTCAAGAAAGCAATTAAACGATCAGCTGATTGGAAAAGACTTTTTTCTACCGCTGCATCGATATCTGCGGCAAAATTTCCTTGATTCTGGCTGGCCATTGTTGCCAGATAAGGCGCTACATCGCCTGCTTTCGCCGTGTAAAGGTTCAGCTCACTCGCCAATACATCCTTTTCCAGAGGCAAATACATCTTTTCGTAATTGTTATTAATGAAAGCTTCCAAGCGAGGGCGCATTTCCTGGCGTTTGGCCTCATTCTCGCGACTATATTGGATTAGCCCATTACCTAATGTAGATGGGACAGCTGCCAAAGATGCAGAACGTAACAAACCTGTCAGGTAGTTATCGTGCCGCGCTTTTGCATTGGTAGCGGTATAATAGGCATTGATGGTTGGCAATACTTGACCATACACATCCCGGTTTTCTCTTTTGTTGGCCCACTTGGCAAAGCGCTTTTCTTGTTTGCGTTTGGTCGCTGCGGTGCGATGTTTGGTCAACGCATCGATCATACCTTGACGGTTTTTCCAATAGTTGGCCACGCCAGAATAGGTAGACGCATAATTAAGCTTTACCTCCTGATGCTGATCCATGTGTTTTTTCATCGCATCCATACCTACCTTAGACGCTTCCACCCAGGCAGGGTAGGCATATTTTACATTTTGATCGATCCCAGCGGCATTCATCCATCTATTGGTGCGCCCTGGATATCCTAAAATCATAGAGAAGTCACCTTCTTGGATTCCCTTGATACTGATGGGTAATGAATATTTTGGTTTTAAGGGCACATTTTCTGTAGCATACGCTGCTGGATTACCATCCTGATCTCCATAAACACGGAATACGGAGAAATCTCCCGTATGACGCGGCCATTCCCAGTTATCGGTATCTCCACCAAATTTTCCGATGCTACTTGGTGGCGTACCTACCAGACGTACATCGGTATAATCCTGATAAACGAAATAGTAATATTCGTTGCCGTTATAAAATGGGCGTACCGATACCACATATTTACCACCTTCGCTATTCTCCTGTTCGATCTTGGCGATTTCTTTGTTGATGATCTGCTCACGTTCTTTTTCGCTCATGCTATTGTTCACCAAACCAAGGATGCGTTTAGAAACATCATCCATACGGATAAAGAAGCGGACATAAAGCGATTTAGGCTTAAGCTCCTCCTGAAAGTTTTGTGCCCAAAATCCATTTGTCAGATAATCTTTTTCTGGAGTAGACAGCTCCGCAATAGCGCCATAACCACAATGGTGGTTGGTGAGTACCAGTCCGCTGCCAGATACAATCTCAGCAGTACAGCCACCATTGAATTGTACAATGGCATCCTTAATACTGGAATTGTTGATGCTGTAAATTTCTTCTGCTGTCAGTTGTAGTCCTTTTTTTTGCATATCGGCTTCGTTAAGCCTTTTAAGGTGCATCAAAAACCACATTCCTTCGTCTGCCCAGGCAGCAAGGCTTACTACGGATAGCAGTAAGATAAACGTTATTCTCTTCATGTGTGTTGTGTTTATAGTCTCGGCAAAATTCGTGGAAATAATCCTTAAAACAAAACGTAGACGTATGCCATCGGCATGGGTATCACGTACACCGGTTATCATAGGTTTTACTATCTTTGTAAAATGGCATCTTTTGAAGATTTTAAACTCAACAGACAACTGTTGAACGCGATTACGGAGGCGGGTTATACCGTACCTACCGAAATTCAGCAAAAGGCGATTACGCCATTGCTATCCGGGCAAGATGTCATGGGGATTGCCCAAACGGGCACCGGCAAAACAGCCGCTTTTGTGCTACCCTTGTTAATGGCACTCAAGTATGCACAAGGCAATCATCCGCGTGCATTGATTTTATCGCCAACACGTGAGTTAGCGATGCAAATCGACGAGCAGATTCGAGTGTTCTCCACCTATCTTGATCTGCGTACGGTGTTGTTGTACGGCGGCCTCGGGCCGAAAACACAAAAGGAGCAGCTGGAGAAGGGTTGCGATATCATCGTAGCCACGCCAGGTCGCTTCCTAGATCTTTACCTATCAGAGCACATCCAGACCAAAATGATTAAGTTTCTGGTGATGGATGAAGCCGATAAGATGATGGATATGGGCTTTATCGGCAAGATTCACCGCATCTTAGAAGTGCTGCCTAGAAAACGGCAAAACATGTTGTTTTCGGCTACGATGAGTGAATTGGTACGTAAGATTGCCGGTGACTTTCTTGCTTTCCCTACGGTTATTGAAGTAACTGAACAAGCGACACCAGCGGCAACCGTTACACAGTCATTATATAAAGCACCTAACTTAAGGACTAAGCTCAATCTGTTGCAGGTCTTATTCAAAGACGATGAAGCTTTTCATCGTGTCATCGTTTTTTGTAAAACGAAGACCGTAGCCGACAATATCTTTGTGTATTTGGATCGCAAATATGGGTCA includes these proteins:
- a CDS encoding glycogen/starch synthase; the protein is MAKTKILFVTHEMSPFLEISKISEITRQLPQAMQERGFEIRILMPRFGSINERRNRLHEVIRLSGMNIVVDGNDNPLIIKVASLPAARMQVYFLDNEDYFQRKKIFRDEHGKFFGDNNERALFFGKGAIETVKKLGWSPDVIHCHGWFSAMIPAYIKNVYNQDPAFKDTKIIYSLYEEDFTAGDTLTAKLGEMAGQSDLSAEDAARYGDGSHSDLYKGALAFTDVVINAGLPADHEILQHVQEQGIRLHATQGDEDYEAFASLYDEFVGEEVIA
- a CDS encoding histone H1 — translated: MKNFNQLKDLLTSIEGDADKFFNNGNAAAGTRVRKGLQEIKTLAQEIRNEITAAKNDSKK
- a CDS encoding S46 family peptidase gives rise to the protein MKRITFILLLSVVSLAAWADEGMWFLMHLKRLNEADMQKKGLQLTAEEIYSINNSSIKDAIVQFNGGCTAEIVSGSGLVLTNHHCGYGAIAELSTPEKDYLTNGFWAQNFQEELKPKSLYVRFFIRMDDVSKRILGLVNNSMSEKEREQIINKEIAKIEQENSEGGKYVVSVRPFYNGNEYYYFVYQDYTDVRLVGTPPSSIGKFGGDTDNWEWPRHTGDFSVFRVYGDQDGNPAAYATENVPLKPKYSLPISIKGIQEGDFSMILGYPGRTNRWMNAAGIDQNVKYAYPAWVEASKVGMDAMKKHMDQHQEVKLNYASTYSGVANYWKNRQGMIDALTKHRTAATKRKQEKRFAKWANKRENRDVYGQVLPTINAYYTATNAKARHDNYLTGLLRSASLAAVPSTLGNGLIQYSRENEAKRQEMRPRLEAFINNNYEKMYLPLEKDVLASELNLYTAKAGDVAPYLATMASQNQGNFAADIDAAVEKSLFQSADRLIAFLNNPDATTVENDPLFKLSNALMQQYRETSPELETKKDAFQTAQRLYVKGTLEMDPQGKYYPDANSTLRLTYGTIRALPKDSRNDAKVNNYTTLTGTIAKYVPGDEEFDLPKELIELEKNKDYGRYADQAGYMPVNFLSDQDITGGNSGSPVLNARGELIGIAFDGNIEAMAGDVIFDPKLQRTISVDIRYVLFIIDKFAGAKNIINELTIVD
- a CDS encoding DEAD/DEAH box helicase; translated protein: MASFEDFKLNRQLLNAITEAGYTVPTEIQQKAITPLLSGQDVMGIAQTGTGKTAAFVLPLLMALKYAQGNHPRALILSPTRELAMQIDEQIRVFSTYLDLRTVLLYGGLGPKTQKEQLEKGCDIIVATPGRFLDLYLSEHIQTKMIKFLVMDEADKMMDMGFIGKIHRILEVLPRKRQNMLFSATMSELVRKIAGDFLAFPTVIEVTEQATPAATVTQSLYKAPNLRTKLNLLQVLFKDDEAFHRVIVFCKTKTVADNIFVYLDRKYGSDTVRVIHANKGQNTRINSINAFKEGDIRILVATDVAARGLDVSNVSHVINFDVPIVIEDYVHRIGRTGRAFNSGDAITFCNPAEEYYVKKIEKLIRQTIPVMELPEGVIVEPTGFDERQAIAREIDMQMRKENPDFKGAFHEKKFTPKPNGKSGGKKRITKKPAKRR